Proteins co-encoded in one Leptospiraceae bacterium genomic window:
- a CDS encoding tetratricopeptide repeat protein: MDFKKSKLIFFLLLAISNPLSIFSNSIADSIALMEKKEFGKSIEMLNFLIEDNPDYVTAYMYRGYAFMMTERYDKALSDYKKADELSSTIDSLLGVQWALLASGKYDESIEYGKKILEIDPFNYYAKQRIADAYLEKKEYNIASEKYKELQNQYGKNADLLWKIGLCEYYSGNSEEATRLFQEGSKISPEHKGIQYSLSQGNSYPYFTVIPEYSSYNFKGSDYIGNGIKYGLGVSYSPNSNWNLRVNALSDKTENFNSTKGVENYLVDPINLLYISRLTPPSTVTSYYLNSAYNVYYLTKLYTAKDYETNKYYAGVSYRINDRYSFHFSPHFLQSNSSILNGGSALQAGISYTNRYVLTFSGAYINAPESKGEQVAVNLYYPFLEKFYSSSTLTSQFMRVKTTETVFISAAPLLVTTDYVNVNKTYGFFQQEFGFTHKYFYLGVGGRYGTARTPLIGENWIYTGFDLLYGGYGQIGIKTEKVTLQLQYSQDRWLDSRGDRPTSDAIKFMIIGRL; the protein is encoded by the coding sequence ATGGATTTTAAGAAAAGTAAACTAATATTTTTTTTACTATTGGCAATATCTAATCCGCTGTCAATTTTTTCGAATTCTATAGCAGATTCTATTGCATTGATGGAGAAAAAAGAATTTGGAAAATCTATAGAAATGTTAAATTTCCTAATAGAGGATAATCCAGATTATGTGACAGCGTATATGTATCGAGGTTACGCTTTTATGATGACTGAGAGATATGATAAAGCACTTTCGGATTATAAAAAAGCAGACGAACTTTCTTCTACAATTGATTCATTATTAGGTGTACAATGGGCACTTTTGGCTTCTGGAAAATACGACGAAAGTATTGAGTATGGGAAAAAAATATTAGAAATTGATCCTTTTAATTATTACGCCAAACAAAGAATTGCCGACGCTTACTTAGAAAAAAAAGAATACAATATAGCTTCCGAAAAGTATAAAGAATTACAAAATCAGTACGGGAAAAATGCGGATTTGTTATGGAAAATAGGGCTTTGTGAATACTACAGCGGTAATTCGGAAGAAGCTACTAGGCTTTTTCAAGAAGGCAGTAAAATTTCTCCCGAACATAAAGGGATTCAGTATTCATTGTCTCAAGGCAATTCCTATCCCTACTTTACAGTTATTCCAGAATACTCCTCTTATAATTTTAAAGGTTCCGATTATATAGGGAACGGGATTAAGTATGGTTTAGGAGTTTCTTATAGTCCGAATTCAAACTGGAATTTAAGAGTAAATGCTTTGAGTGATAAAACTGAGAATTTTAATTCTACAAAGGGTGTAGAAAATTATTTAGTAGATCCAATTAATCTATTATATATCTCTAGGTTGACTCCTCCCTCTACTGTGACTAGTTACTATTTGAATTCTGCATATAATGTATATTATTTGACAAAACTTTATACTGCAAAAGATTATGAGACTAACAAGTATTATGCGGGAGTGTCGTATCGTATAAATGATCGTTACTCTTTTCATTTTAGTCCTCATTTTCTTCAATCGAATAGTTCGATTTTAAATGGAGGTTCTGCATTACAAGCTGGTATAAGTTATACGAACAGATATGTTTTAACTTTTTCAGGAGCTTACATAAATGCACCAGAGAGTAAGGGAGAACAAGTCGCGGTTAATTTATATTATCCGTTTTTGGAAAAATTTTATTCCTCTTCCACTCTAACTAGTCAGTTCATGAGAGTAAAAACAACGGAAACAGTTTTCATTTCAGCTGCTCCTTTACTTGTAACCACGGATTATGTAAATGTAAATAAAACCTATGGGTTCTTTCAGCAGGAATTTGGATTTACGCATAAATATTTTTATCTTGGAGTAGGTGGGAGATATGGAACTGCAAGAACGCCGCTAATTGGAGAAAATTGGATTTATACTGGATTTGATTTACTTTATGGCGGCTACGGGCAAATTGGAATTAAGACAGAAAAAGTAACACTTCAGTTACAATACAGTCAAGATAGATGGTTGGATTCTAGGGGAGACCGACCAACGTCTGATGCAATTAAATTTATGATAATAGGGAGATTATGA
- a CDS encoding tetratricopeptide repeat protein, whose amino-acid sequence MKKIWTLCFLVYSGVLFADPLMDSYTQEYNKEYAKALVTMEELSKNNPNDYFTQLRTGWVALVKGDYTKSSQYYKKAILLAPNAIEPRIGNVRAVLAMGNYKQVDVDCRTILKQDSKNYFARSTLAYANYVLANYKEAEKYYESITNDFPADTEMLIGLGWSQLKQGNKAKAKQVFAFLLKIIPNEERVTSGHYYANN is encoded by the coding sequence ATGAAAAAAATTTGGACACTTTGTTTTTTGGTATATTCGGGAGTGTTATTCGCAGATCCACTGATGGATTCTTATACACAAGAGTATAATAAAGAGTATGCGAAAGCATTAGTCACAATGGAGGAGTTGAGCAAAAATAACCCAAACGACTATTTTACCCAGTTACGCACAGGTTGGGTAGCACTTGTAAAGGGCGATTATACCAAATCTAGCCAATATTACAAAAAAGCTATTTTATTAGCTCCCAATGCGATTGAACCTCGAATTGGAAATGTACGTGCAGTTCTGGCTATGGGAAATTATAAACAAGTTGATGTGGATTGCAGAACTATTTTAAAGCAGGATAGTAAAAATTATTTTGCAAGAAGTACTTTGGCATACGCAAATTATGTGCTAGCAAATTATAAAGAAGCTGAAAAATACTATGAATCGATTACTAATGATTTTCCGGCGGATACAGAAATGTTAATCGGACTTGGTTGGTCCCAACTCAAACAAGGGAATAAAGCAAAGGCAAAACAAGTATTTGCATTTTTGCTAAAAATAATTCCCAATGAAGAGCGGGTCACTTCCGGCCATTACTATGCAAATAATTAA
- a CDS encoding ABC transporter substrate-binding protein: MQIINLLFIYLTPKEISHFKKSSVFPIVKNSEREALFKTNGNFLLAIGIFFFTFFSFCTNIKEKKSIVRIGVPPRVSFLPIYTALEKGIFKKNGVNVDLVLDEKVNEMYMERKLDIICTGLTEPILFSSEGHNTQIVYRFSYSIENDIIIANPKIKNLESLFKKKVGFDGVNTSSHIFVQQLLSKKGISEGEYYAVNVPVNRVMEELEKGTIDAGHTNGISISDVKKKGWNIIGRSADDPDLLSDTLSVDTVFLKNHSFEVEKIIASIIEARELYATNPAESIAILANKIGKKQENVKEELSGVRFLSLRENIQSLKTSDSQKTNSIYPQGMSVIENPNHGMNLNLTEKKGALFTAGETIISFLRERGQLYKMPILESIINDKFVNVQELK, from the coding sequence ATGCAAATAATTAACTTACTGTTTATATACCTTACGCCAAAAGAGATTTCCCATTTTAAAAAAAGTTCGGTATTCCCAATTGTCAAAAATAGCGAAAGAGAGGCTCTTTTCAAAACGAATGGGAATTTTCTTTTGGCAATTGGTATATTTTTTTTTACTTTCTTTTCATTTTGTACGAATATCAAAGAAAAAAAATCAATAGTTAGAATAGGAGTACCTCCAAGAGTCAGTTTTTTACCCATTTATACTGCATTGGAGAAAGGCATTTTTAAAAAAAATGGGGTAAATGTCGATTTGGTGTTAGATGAAAAAGTGAATGAAATGTATATGGAGAGAAAACTCGATATTATTTGCACCGGGTTAACTGAGCCTATTTTATTTTCATCTGAAGGACATAATACACAAATAGTTTATAGATTTAGTTATTCCATTGAAAATGATATTATCATTGCGAATCCAAAAATTAAAAACTTAGAATCCTTGTTTAAAAAAAAAGTTGGATTTGATGGAGTAAATACATCCTCGCATATTTTTGTTCAACAGCTACTAAGTAAAAAAGGAATTTCTGAGGGGGAATACTACGCAGTAAACGTTCCAGTGAATCGTGTAATGGAAGAATTGGAAAAAGGCACTATTGATGCCGGTCATACAAACGGAATTAGTATTTCAGACGTAAAGAAAAAAGGTTGGAATATAATCGGAAGGTCGGCCGATGATCCTGATTTACTTTCAGACACTTTAAGTGTAGATACCGTGTTTTTAAAAAATCATTCTTTTGAAGTAGAAAAAATAATAGCATCCATTATAGAAGCAAGAGAGTTATACGCTACAAATCCGGCAGAGAGTATTGCTATTTTAGCTAACAAAATTGGAAAAAAACAAGAAAATGTTAAAGAGGAGTTAAGTGGTGTGAGATTTCTATCACTAAGAGAAAATATACAATCTTTAAAAACATCTGATTCTCAAAAGACTAATTCTATTTATCCGCAAGGAATGTCAGTGATTGAAAATCCAAATCATGGAATGAATCTTAATTTAACAGAAAAAAAGGGAGCACTATTTACTGCTGGCGAAACAATTATATCTTTTTTGCGAGAAAGAGGACAATTATATAAAATGCCAATTTTAGAATCTATTATCAATGATAAATTTGTAAATGTTCAGGAATTAAAATGA
- a CDS encoding response regulator, whose translation MKLSLKIFAVYLGFTLAVLIPTGISVYFSMIYLVEEQIQFGLSEKATHMLDKMDRVLFERYSDMQTISSDPIFLNPNSSSKEITEKLISYRNQRKVYISLSYYDENCVKVADTIGFAIGEKCKDSIWKKQVYSDNQISAASDIHYSSELGNKVILFATPIFDKNKILIGAITASLSVGRLHQIITSTSDLEDYVLVDLIDHDGSVIYSNHLSQTKDVILNRTEKEVLTTGVNTIYAKADEQGFLDFQGNQWQLFLQYPTDKAFAPIIAIRNKGILIGLILISLSLFIVFFLSKKVIAPLLILKKAADELGQGNFEKRVPVFSDDEIGDLSLTFNQMASELSSNLALLERKNQELEKLDKLKDEFLSNTSHELKTPLNGIIGIAESMIDGATGKLQKESVKNLKMISDSGKRLSNLVNDILDFSKLKNHEIIIQQKPVDLRSLADMVLLLSRHLLNGKKIELINGIPENSPAILGDENRIQQILINLIGNAVKFTDSGEIKIHTQNKTEKELIVIISDTGIGIPEEKFGSIFQSFEQVDASISREYGGTGLGLSITKTLIELHGGKIWVESEVGNGSNFFFTLPISEERIPAKKSEEISIRPLEDNQIYAEDFSRVYSESEINLRIKILIVDDEPVNIQVLENYLNLAKYGVLKAQNGEEALSILKREEVGLILLDIMMPKLSGYEVCKTIRQTNSSGNLPVIMLTAKNMVSDLVYGFECGANDYLAKPFQKEELLTRIKTHIQISTLNKSYERFVPHDYLQFLSKESIIDVNLGDNVATDMSVIFSDIRSFSTLSETMTPQENFNFVNAYFKRVSPKVREYRGIIVKYVGDAIMAVFKDRTEDAIDSAIAQIKEMTIYNKKRVANGYLPVQTGYGIHTGFMMLGMIGEASRMQGDAFSDHVNLASRLEGLTKYYGASIIISSAVLEKIKELSQYSIRYLDRVRVKGRKQPIEIYEVMNADDPSIRDKKLKTNSEFRKGINFYLVGKMKLAEEIFSALNNVFPEDKAILQYLERTKEYIKNGLPTDWDGVYDMKTK comes from the coding sequence ATGAAACTATCGCTGAAAATATTTGCGGTATATTTGGGTTTTACGCTAGCGGTATTAATCCCAACTGGTATTTCTGTATATTTCTCAATGATTTATTTAGTCGAAGAACAAATTCAATTTGGTCTAAGTGAAAAAGCGACACATATGTTAGACAAGATGGATAGAGTTTTATTTGAGCGATATTCGGATATGCAAACAATTAGTTCTGATCCTATTTTTTTAAATCCTAATAGTTCATCAAAGGAAATTACAGAAAAATTAATATCGTATAGAAATCAGAGAAAGGTTTATATTTCCTTATCATATTATGATGAAAATTGTGTGAAAGTGGCGGATACTATTGGATTTGCGATAGGTGAAAAATGTAAAGACTCAATTTGGAAAAAACAAGTATATTCAGATAATCAGATTAGTGCTGCTAGTGATATACATTATTCGAGTGAACTTGGAAACAAAGTGATTTTATTTGCAACTCCAATCTTTGATAAAAATAAAATTTTAATTGGAGCAATAACAGCATCTCTTTCTGTTGGTAGGTTACACCAGATTATTACAAGTACCAGTGATCTAGAAGATTATGTGTTAGTCGATTTAATTGACCATGATGGAAGTGTGATTTATTCGAATCATTTGTCACAAACAAAAGATGTCATATTGAATCGAACAGAAAAGGAAGTTTTGACTACGGGGGTTAATACTATTTATGCGAAAGCTGATGAGCAAGGTTTCTTAGATTTTCAAGGAAATCAGTGGCAATTATTTTTACAGTATCCTACAGATAAAGCATTTGCACCGATAATAGCTATTCGAAACAAAGGAATACTTATTGGGCTAATTCTAATTTCTCTATCTTTATTTATCGTATTTTTTTTATCCAAAAAAGTAATTGCCCCACTTTTAATTTTGAAGAAAGCTGCAGACGAACTTGGGCAAGGTAATTTTGAAAAAAGAGTTCCCGTTTTCTCTGACGATGAAATTGGAGATTTGTCCCTTACTTTTAATCAAATGGCATCTGAGTTAAGTTCGAATCTGGCTTTATTAGAACGAAAAAATCAAGAGTTAGAAAAATTAGATAAATTAAAAGACGAATTCCTTTCAAATACGTCGCATGAATTAAAAACTCCTCTCAATGGAATTATCGGAATCGCTGAGTCTATGATCGATGGAGCCACAGGTAAATTACAAAAGGAGTCAGTTAAAAATCTAAAAATGATTAGCGATAGTGGAAAGAGGCTATCTAATTTAGTGAATGATATTTTAGATTTTTCCAAGTTGAAAAATCATGAAATTATAATTCAACAAAAACCAGTAGATCTAAGATCACTGGCGGATATGGTTCTATTACTTTCTAGACATCTTTTAAATGGAAAAAAAATTGAACTCATAAATGGAATTCCTGAAAATTCGCCTGCCATTTTAGGAGATGAAAATCGGATTCAACAAATTCTTATTAATTTAATTGGAAATGCTGTTAAATTTACAGATTCTGGAGAAATAAAAATTCATACTCAGAATAAAACTGAGAAGGAGTTAATCGTTATTATTTCCGATACAGGGATTGGGATTCCAGAAGAAAAATTTGGATCAATATTTCAATCCTTTGAACAAGTTGATGCATCCATATCGAGAGAATATGGCGGAACTGGATTAGGTTTAAGTATTACAAAAACTTTGATCGAATTGCATGGTGGAAAAATTTGGGTAGAATCTGAAGTGGGTAACGGTAGTAATTTCTTTTTTACTCTCCCTATATCTGAGGAAAGAATACCAGCTAAAAAATCGGAAGAAATAAGTATTCGTCCTTTAGAGGATAATCAAATATATGCGGAAGATTTTTCACGTGTATATTCTGAGAGTGAAATTAATCTTAGAATTAAAATACTAATAGTTGATGATGAACCTGTAAATATACAAGTTTTAGAAAACTACTTGAATCTTGCTAAATATGGTGTTTTAAAAGCACAGAACGGAGAAGAGGCTCTGAGTATATTGAAACGGGAAGAAGTTGGTTTAATACTATTAGATATTATGATGCCAAAACTTTCTGGATATGAAGTTTGTAAAACAATAAGACAAACTAATTCGAGTGGAAATTTACCTGTAATAATGCTTACGGCAAAGAATATGGTAAGTGATTTAGTTTATGGATTTGAATGTGGGGCAAATGATTATTTGGCAAAACCGTTCCAGAAGGAGGAATTACTTACTAGAATTAAAACTCATATTCAGATATCCACTCTAAATAAATCCTACGAAAGATTTGTTCCGCATGATTATCTTCAGTTTTTATCTAAAGAGAGTATAATTGATGTTAACCTTGGAGATAATGTGGCGACTGATATGTCGGTAATTTTTTCTGATATACGGTCTTTTTCTACTCTTTCTGAAACAATGACTCCACAAGAAAATTTTAATTTTGTAAATGCTTATTTTAAGAGAGTGAGTCCGAAAGTTAGAGAGTATCGGGGTATTATTGTAAAATATGTTGGTGATGCAATTATGGCAGTTTTTAAAGATAGAACGGAAGATGCCATTGACTCTGCTATTGCCCAAATAAAAGAAATGACTATTTATAATAAAAAAAGAGTGGCTAATGGATATTTGCCTGTTCAAACAGGATATGGAATTCATACTGGGTTTATGATGCTTGGGATGATTGGAGAGGCAAGTCGTATGCAAGGAGACGCATTTTCAGATCATGTCAATCTTGCTTCCAGGTTGGAGGGTTTAACAAAATACTATGGAGCTTCCATAATTATTAGCTCAGCGGTTTTAGAAAAAATAAAAGAATTATCCCAGTATTCGATTCGATATTTGGATCGTGTGAGAGTTAAAGGAAGAAAACAACCAATTGAAATTTATGAAGTAATGAATGCGGATGATCCGAGTATTCGGGATAAAAAGTTAAAAACAAATTCTGAATTTAGAAAAGGAATTAATTTTTATCTTGTAGGAAAAATGAAATTAGCTGAGGAAATATTTTCTGCTTTAAACAATGTATTTCCAGAAGATAAAGCAATATTACAGTATCTCGAACGAACGAAAGAGTATATAAAAAATGGCCTACCTACGGATTGGGACGGAGTTTATGATATGAAAACTAAATAA
- a CDS encoding ATP-binding cassette domain-containing protein — MIEVQNLSKHFKIKKRKPGLLGSIVSLVHSDVEYLKAVDDISFSIKPGELVGYIGQNGAGKSTTIKMLTGILTPTSGQIRVNGLDPSKDRKFNARQIGVVFGQRSQLWMDLPVEESFDLLRSIYKIDSNVYKQKLDFFFELLGLNEFFNQQARKLSLGQRMKADLAASLLHSPSVLFLDEPTIGLDLLVKEKVREFIRKINTEEKVTIILTTHDIQDIEFLAQRIIIIEKGKKEYDGDIASFNKLLGNNSIVNIHFVNPIKNLDLPKPFEVKEKVSDQQYTLNLPDNEPLSGLLEVLQKKGLQIQEINRHKPDLGFAVKKMYAGKGEL; from the coding sequence ATGATTGAAGTTCAAAACTTAAGTAAACATTTTAAAATAAAAAAAAGAAAACCCGGCTTATTGGGTTCCATTGTATCCCTCGTGCATTCGGATGTTGAATACCTGAAAGCGGTAGATGATATTTCTTTTTCGATAAAGCCCGGAGAACTTGTAGGTTACATTGGGCAGAACGGAGCAGGTAAGTCGACTACCATTAAAATGCTAACTGGAATTTTAACCCCAACGTCTGGACAAATAAGAGTAAATGGTCTTGACCCATCAAAAGATCGAAAGTTCAACGCGCGGCAAATCGGTGTTGTCTTCGGTCAGAGAAGTCAACTTTGGATGGATTTACCTGTAGAGGAATCTTTTGATTTACTTCGCTCCATTTACAAAATCGATTCGAACGTTTATAAACAGAAGTTAGATTTTTTCTTTGAGTTATTAGGACTGAATGAATTTTTTAATCAACAAGCTAGGAAACTTTCTTTAGGACAAAGGATGAAAGCAGACTTAGCCGCAAGTTTACTTCACTCTCCTTCCGTATTGTTTTTAGACGAACCTACCATTGGACTTGATTTATTAGTAAAGGAAAAAGTGCGTGAATTCATACGGAAAATTAATACCGAAGAGAAAGTCACTATTATCCTCACGACTCACGACATACAAGACATTGAATTTTTGGCACAGAGAATTATTATTATCGAAAAAGGAAAAAAGGAATACGACGGAGATATTGCTAGTTTTAATAAATTGTTAGGCAATAATTCAATAGTGAATATTCACTTTGTAAATCCAATTAAAAATCTAGACTTACCAAAACCATTTGAAGTAAAAGAAAAAGTTTCAGATCAGCAGTATACTCTTAATTTGCCAGACAATGAACCTTTATCAGGATTACTTGAAGTGTTACAGAAAAAAGGATTACAAATTCAAGAGATTAATAGGCATAAGCCGGATTTAGGTTTTGCGGTTAAGAAGATGTATGCGGGGAAGGGAGAGTTATGA
- a CDS encoding ABC-2 family transporter protein — protein sequence MTYLKFISKAFQRSIAYKLEYYTGLMNAFLYIFIFTSVWQTVAKESPGALGTWSGETLVSYAILSTLIKVSFGRNESLLTNKIKTGDIVYDILKPYNFVMMYFADSFGVSLFQLFARAIPLLIFSLLFFGIVPSVTTISLLQFIPVYFMSFLLFILFGFMISSLAFFFTEVFSFMILYSALVTLMSGSVIPLNLFPDFLVKIISWSPFPYLYYYPTTVLIGTPIQMTYEELLLRYFLELTIVGSITFSIYFSGKKKLEFAGG from the coding sequence ATGACCTATTTAAAGTTTATCTCAAAAGCATTTCAGCGATCGATAGCCTATAAACTAGAGTATTATACTGGACTCATGAATGCATTTTTATATATTTTTATATTCACTTCTGTTTGGCAGACTGTTGCAAAAGAGAGTCCTGGAGCACTTGGAACTTGGAGTGGGGAAACACTTGTTAGTTACGCTATTCTTTCCACCTTGATAAAAGTCTCCTTTGGACGAAATGAATCTCTTTTGACCAATAAAATCAAGACCGGGGACATAGTGTATGATATTTTAAAACCATACAATTTTGTAATGATGTATTTTGCTGATAGTTTTGGGGTTAGTTTATTTCAACTTTTTGCAAGAGCGATTCCACTTCTAATTTTTTCATTATTATTTTTTGGTATTGTTCCGAGTGTAACGACGATTAGCCTACTTCAATTTATTCCTGTCTATTTTATGTCCTTTTTGCTTTTCATTTTATTTGGGTTTATGATATCCTCGCTTGCATTTTTTTTTACGGAAGTATTTAGTTTTATGATTTTATACAGTGCGCTTGTAACTTTGATGTCTGGATCTGTGATTCCACTTAATCTATTTCCTGATTTTCTAGTGAAAATTATTTCTTGGAGTCCATTTCCATATCTATACTATTACCCAACAACGGTTTTAATTGGAACTCCGATTCAGATGACGTATGAGGAATTACTTCTTCGTTATTTTCTGGAGCTTACAATTGTAGGAAGTATTACATTTTCAATTTATTTCTCTGGAAAGAAAAAACTGGAATTTGCTGGAGGTTAA
- a CDS encoding ABC-2 family transporter protein produces the protein MDSTQIKPNTKENTISETVYIYLRIATASIKSRMEYRASFLIFLFTLLTFYAAQISTIGIVITRFKTIGGWSMGEMAFLYSLLILSQGIVTFIFSGILDFSNYVRDGTFDRFLVRPLSPLSQVILGGFEITGFAHIILGFLTFYMANSLIEVHWNSLNALVFLTVVVGGALILGSIRIIIAGIAFYAVNTNSLVHLFVFSSREFLLYPLNIYSGGLKFLLTFIVPLAFINFYPAHYFLNKSGENLFHPMFVFGTFPIGIFMMIFALWFWRKGQDAYESAGG, from the coding sequence ATGGATTCAACTCAGATCAAACCAAATACCAAAGAAAATACAATTTCGGAAACTGTTTATATTTACCTGAGAATTGCAACGGCTTCCATTAAGTCTAGGATGGAATATCGTGCTAGTTTTTTGATTTTTCTATTCACACTTTTGACTTTTTATGCGGCACAAATTTCGACTATCGGTATTGTCATTACTCGCTTTAAAACAATTGGTGGGTGGTCAATGGGCGAAATGGCTTTTTTATATAGCCTTTTGATTTTATCACAGGGGATAGTTACATTTATATTTTCTGGAATTTTAGATTTTAGCAATTATGTAAGGGACGGAACTTTTGATCGGTTTTTAGTGCGTCCTCTTTCTCCTCTGTCACAAGTTATATTAGGCGGGTTCGAGATAACGGGGTTTGCTCATATTATCCTCGGTTTTTTGACATTTTATATGGCGAATAGTTTAATAGAAGTCCACTGGAATTCCCTAAATGCACTTGTATTCCTAACTGTCGTAGTAGGTGGAGCATTAATACTTGGTTCGATTCGTATCATAATTGCCGGTATTGCATTTTATGCGGTTAATACGAATTCACTCGTACACCTTTTTGTATTTTCGTCTAGAGAGTTTTTGTTGTATCCGCTTAACATTTATAGTGGCGGTTTAAAATTTCTCCTTACGTTTATAGTTCCACTTGCCTTTATTAATTTTTACCCTGCACATTATTTTCTAAATAAATCAGGTGAAAATCTATTTCACCCAATGTTCGTATTTGGAACATTTCCGATCGGAATTTTTATGATGATATTCGCACTTTGGTTTTGGAGAAAAGGTCAGGATGCCTATGAGTCTGCCGGGGGTTAG